In a genomic window of Brassica rapa cultivar Chiifu-401-42 chromosome A10, CAAS_Brap_v3.01, whole genome shotgun sequence:
- the LOC103845186 gene encoding uncharacterized protein LOC103845186, whose product MRYTPRSQGRKLIIPSFFFIIALCVLAFINEIRFGSLLSFGRCALSNVPMTNGSSETPLLSSSSSGGDEIRILVGILTLPDQYPRRHFLRMIYGTQAIPNGVKIDVKFVFCNLTKEDQKVLVALEIMRYDDIIILNCNENMNKGKTYTYFSSLPDLFNETDSPNPPYHYIMKADDDIYIRLENLVASLKPLPREDLYYGYVIPCQSMDPFVHYMSGMGYLVSWDIAVWLKDSEIPKKHLEGPEDKVFGDWMKEGRRGKNRFNAKWSMYNFPEPPTKCTHELWPDTIAVHLLKNQEKWIRTLNYFNVTSNLKPSKLYHIP is encoded by the exons ATGAGATATACTCCAAGATCACAAGGGAGAAAACTCATCATcccttctttctttttcatcaTAGCTCTCTGTGTACTAGCTTTCATCAACGAAATCAGATTCGGCAGTTTACTGAGTTTCGGACGATGTGCTTTGTCGAATGTTCCGATGACTAACGGTTCATCGGAGACTCCAttgttgtcttcttcttcttcgggtGGTGATGAGATTAGGATTCTTGTCGGGATTCTTACACTTCCCGATCAGTACCCACGTCGGCATTTTCTCCGGATGATCTACGGGACACAAGCTATTCCCAACGGCGTTAAGATCGACGTGAAGTTCGTGTTCTGTAATTTGACTAAAGAAGACCAGAAAGTGCTTGTCGCTTTGGAGATCATGCGTTATGATGACATCATCATACTCAATTGCAACGAGAATATGAACAAAG GCAAGACCTACACATACTTCTCAAGCTTACCAGATCTGTTCAACGAAACCGATTCACCAAACCCACCATACCATTACATAATGAAAGCCGACGACGACATTTACATAAGACTAGAAAACCTCGTAGCGTCTTTAAAACCATTACCTCGAGAAGATCTTTACTACGGCTACGTCATTCCATGTCAAAGCATGGACCCGTTCGTTCATTACATGTCAGGAATGGGTTACTTAGTCTCGTGGGACATCGCAGTTTGGCTCAAAGACTCTGAAATTCCCAAGAAGCATCTAGAAGGTCCTGAAGACAAAGTGTTTGGCGATTGGATGAAAGAAGGAAGGCGAGGGAAAAATCGGTTTAATGCTAAATGGTCGATGTATAATTTCCCTGAGCCACCGACTAAATGCACACATGAGCTTTGGCCTGACACTATTGCAGTTCATTTGTTAAAGAACCAAGAAAAGTGGATACGAACATTGAACTACTTCAATGTTACTAGCAACCTTAAGCCTTCTAAATTATACCACATACCGTAG